In Camelus ferus isolate YT-003-E chromosome 10, BCGSAC_Cfer_1.0, whole genome shotgun sequence, the following proteins share a genomic window:
- the SLC15A3 gene encoding solute carrier family 15 member 3, producing MPGPRVPGEPREPAPGERRPLLARGPRRPRRWWRAAAAAVLLVETLERAAFFGVAGNLVLYLNSADLQWAGEQASRAALVFLGASYLLAPVGGWLADVYLGRYQAIALSLLLYLAATGLLAATAFPDGRRSFCGERPALPLEPSCHPPDCLHTSPSPYCAPTLYAALLLLGLAASSVRSNLTSFGADQVMDLGRHANQRFFNWFYWSINLGAVLSLLVVAFIQQNISFLVGYCIPVGCVGLAFFIFLFATPSFVTKPPTGSQVSSMLKLALQNCCPRLWHRHSARDSPGAHLLPDQRSQQPGPSPQEDIANFQVLVKILPVMVTLVPYWMVYFQMQSTYVLQGLHLHIPNIFPNYPANSSVALRAQGSSYKIPEAWLLLANVVVLLILVPVKDHLLDPLLLRCKLLPSALQKMALGMFFGFTSVIVAGVLEMERLEYIRHNQTVSQQIGQNIYYAAPLSIWWQIPQYLLIGISEIFASIPGLEFAYSEAPRSMQGAIMGIFFCLSGVGSLLGSSLVALLSLPGGWLHCPQDSGNINKCRMDLYFFLLAGIQAATTILFIGITGRYERAAQSRASQSCPKRDSG from the exons ATGCCCGGGCCGCGCGTCCCGGGGGAGCCCCGCGAGCCCGCGCCCGGGGAGCGCCGGCCTCTGCTGGCGCGCGGGCCGCGGAGGCCCCGTCGGTGGtggcgggcggcggcggccgcggtgCTGCTGGTGGAGACGCTGGAGCGCGCTGCCTTCTTCGGCGTCGCGGGCAACCTCGTGCTCTACCTCAACAGCGCCGACCTGCAGTGGGCCGGCGAGCAGGCGTCCCGCGCCGCGCTCGTCTTCCTGGGCGCGTCCTACCTGCTGGCGCCCGTGGGCGGCTGGCTGGCCGACGTGTACCTGGGCCGCTACCAAGCCATCGCGCTCAGCCTGCTGCTCTACCTGGCCGCCACCGGCCTGCTGGCCGCCACCGCCTTCCCTGACGGCCGCCGCTCCTTCTGCGGCGAGAGGCCCGCCTTGCCGCTGGAGCCCTCCTGCCACCCGCCGGACTGCCTGCACACCTCGCCCAGCCCCTACTGCGCGCCCACCCTCTACGCCGCGCTGCTGCTGCTCGGCCTGGCCGCCAGCTCCGTCCGGAGCAACCTCACCTCTTTCGGAGCCGACCAG GTGATGGATCTTGGTCGCCATGCCAACCAGCGCTTCTTCAACTGGTTTTATTGGAGCATCAACCTGGGTGCGGTGCTGTCGCTGCTGGTGGTGGCTTTTATCCAACAGAACATCAGCTTCCTGGTGGGCTACTGCATCCCTGTGGGCTGTGTGGGCCTGGccttcttcatcttcctctttgCCACCCCAAGCTTTGTTACCAAGCCCCCCACAGGCAGCCAAGTGTCTTCCATGCTTAAACTTGCTCTCCAAAACTGCTGTCCCCGGCTGTGGCACCGACACTCTGCTAG AGACTCTCCAGGCGCCCATCTGCTGCCTGACCAGAGGTCTCAGCAGCCTGGCCCTTCCCCCCAAGAGGACATCGCCAACTTCCAGGTGCTGGTGAAGATCTTGCCTGTCATGGTGACTTTGGTGCCCTACTGGATGGTGTACTTCCAG ATGCAGTCCACCTATGTCCTGCAAGGTCTTCACCTCCACATCCCGAACATCTTCCCAAACTACCCTGCCAACAGCTCTGTGGCTCTGAGAGCCCAGGGCAGCAGCTACAAG ATCCCAGAAGCCTGGCTCCTCCTGGCCAACGTCGTGGTCTTGCTGATTCTGGTGCCAGTAAAGGACCACCTGCTCGACCCTTTACTGCTACGGTGCAAGCTGCTTCCCTCGGCTCTGCAGAAGATGGCACTGGGGATGTTCTTTGGTTTCACCTCCGTCATTGTGGCAG GAGTCCTGGAGATGGAGCGTTTAGAATACATCCGTCACAACCAGACGGTGTCCCAGCAGATCGGGCAGAACATATACTATGCAGCACCACTGTCCATCTGGTGGCAGATCCCTCAGTACCTGCTCATCGGGATCAGTGAGATCTTTGCCAGCATCCCAG gctTGGAGTTTGCGTACTCAGAGGCCCCACGCTCCATGCAGGGTGCCATCATGGGCATCTTCTTCTGCCTGTCGGGAGTGGGCTCGCTGTTGGGCTCCAGCCTGGTGGCACTGCTGTCACTGCCGGGAGGCTGGCTGCACTGCCCCCAGGACTCTG ggaACATCAACAAATGCCGAATGGACCTCTACTTCTTCCTGCTGGCTGGCATTCAGGCTGCCACGACCATCCTGTTTATTGGGATCACTGGTCGCTATGAGAGGGCGGCCCAGAGCCGAGCCTCCCAAAGCTGTCCCAAGAGGGACAGTGGCTGA